Proteins from one Malaya genurostris strain Urasoe2022 chromosome 2, Malgen_1.1, whole genome shotgun sequence genomic window:
- the LOC131432314 gene encoding uncharacterized protein LOC131432314, whose product MKIILWLIGLVALVLELTYAEPDPAAAAEVRKTRHPSPSSAPTGYNSISAPDSETLSKLQNQVAPPGQISLKPIIKTSDVSPSYIGTSSQPLSAHVSNTGNQNIAGQYYMAVTPHGAGNQMLAPATTPLIMQYINPQGQPTGGLQYIQLLRPILYPYNAQYAQPSYVQQQQPSAINQHQQMHHPHTLSHYSTLPSPTSPPNSPPSTQSSFVPFQPSSLAQYGTAATTASHHLQSPLAYSQPVGQYSSPVVSYYPSRISLLNSPGDMSLNTNEYMPPPGDHVFIKGVKSIRA is encoded by the exons atgaaaattatattgTGGTTAATTGGTTTGGTGGCGTTAGTTCTCGAGCTAACGTACGCGGAACCCgatccagcagcagcagcggaagTTCGGAAAACTCGTCACCCGTCACCATCGAGTGCACCTACCGGTTACAATTCAATATCGGCCCCTGATAGTGAGACCTTGAGTAAACTTCAGAACCAAGTGGCACCACCGGGACAAATTTCGTTGAAACCGATAATCAAGACGTCTGATGTTTCTCCGTCCTATATTGGAACTTCAAGTCAACCGTTAAGTGCCCATGTATCCAACACTGGGAATCAAAATATTGCTGGTCAATACTATATGGCGGTGACCCCTCACGGCGCTGGCAATCAGATGTTGGCTCCAG CAACTACGCCATTGATTATGCAATACATCAATCCACAGGGACAACCAACCGGAGGACTTCAGTACATACAACTGCTACGACCCATTCTCTACCCATACAACGCCCAATACGCCCAACCATCATACGTTCAACAGCAGCAGCCATCCGCCATCAACCAGCACCAGCAAATGCACCACCCACATACCCTATCCCACTACTCCACCCTTCCCTCACCAACATCTCCGCCCAATTCGCCGCCAAGCACTCAGTCCAGCTTCGTTCCCTTCCAGCCATCTTCGCTGGCGCAATATGGAACCGCCGCCACCACCGCTAGTCATCATCTGCAATCCCCGTTAGCCTACAGTCAACCCGTCGGTCAGTATTCGAGTCCTGTGGTGTCCTACTACCCATCCAGAATTTCACTACTTAACTCGCCCGGAGACATGAGTCTCAACACTAACGAATATATGCCTCCACCGGGGGATCATGTCTTTATCAAGGGCGTCAAGTCCATTAGAGCTTAG